The following coding sequences lie in one Brachionichthys hirsutus isolate HB-005 chromosome 15, CSIRO-AGI_Bhir_v1, whole genome shotgun sequence genomic window:
- the cahz gene encoding carbonic anhydrase, translating to MSHAWGYGPANGPDTWARDYPVGNGPRQSPINIAPKEARYDSSLKALKLSYDPSNARGILNNGHSFQVDFVDDTDSSTLTGGPISGAYRLKQFHFHWGARDDRGSEHTISGIKFPSELHLVHWNTKYTSFGEAASQPDGLAVVGVFLKIGAANPWIQRILDALETIKTKGKQSNFDNFDAKTLLPGSLAYWTYDGSLTTPPLYESVTWIVLRDPISVSPAQMDKFRLLHFTGEGEAPCCMVDNFRPPQPLKGRQVRASFKSFPLCRHHFP from the exons ATGTCTCACGCCTGGGGATACGGACCGGCGAACG GACCCGACACATGGGCTAGAGATTATCCTGTCGGCAACGGGCCCAGACAGTCGCCCATCAATATCGCGCCCAAGGAGGCCCGATACGACTCCTCTCTGAAGGCCCTCAAACTCAGCTACGACCCCTCAAACGCCAGGGGAATCCTCAACAACGGGCACTCCTTCCAAGTGGACTTTGTGGACGACACAGACAGTTCCA CCCTGACTGGAGGTCCTATTTCTGGAGCGTACCGTCTGAAGCAGTTTCATTTTCACTGGGGAGCCCGTGATGACAGAGGCTCTGAGCACACCATCAGCGGCATCAAGTTCCCCTCTGAG CTTCACCTGGTGCACTGGAACACCAAGTACACCAGCTTTGGGGAGGCGGCCAGTCAGCCCGACGGACTGGCGGTGGTTGGAGTCTTCCTCAAA ATTGGTGCAGCCAATCCATGGATTCAGAGAATCTTGGATGCTTTAGAGACCATTAAAACCAAG GGAAAGCAGAGCAACTTTGATAATTTCGATGCAAAAACTCTCCTGCCTGGTTCTCTTGCTTATTGGACCTATGATGGCTCTCTGACCACACCCCCCCTGTATGAGAGCGTCACCTGGATCGTCCTCAGGGACCCAATCAGCGTCAGTCCTGCGCAG ATGGACAAGTTCCGCTTACTCCATTTCACCGGAGAAGGAGAAGCTCCATGTTGCATGGTGGACAACTTCCGGCCTCCTCAGCCTCTGAAGGGCCGTCAGGTCCGTGCTTCCTTCAAGTCGTTTCCCCTTTGTCGTCATCACTTTCCCTGA
- the exoc3 gene encoding exocyst complex component 3 — translation MEETSREAVATAVQRVAGMLQRSDQLDKVEQYRRREARKKASVEARLKAAIQSQLDGVRTGLTQLHSALLDVKNIQNSLADVSKDWRQSINTIENLKDVKDAVVQHSQLASAVENLKNIFSVPEIVAETQQVIEQAELLQAHRKLMELECSRDDLMYEQYRMDSKNTSDMNLISIYFEDVQGLSDELAKQLWMVLQRSMLTVRRDPTMLVSVVRIIEREEKIDRRMVDRKKQTGFIPPGRPKRWKDKMFQVLEATVSTRIEGTQPVTKEADKMWLVRLLEITRKYVLDDLLVVKNLMVQCFPPHYRTFNRFFSLYHNAVSSRVQELVSEDLEANEIVSLLTWVLNTYKSVEMMGHPDLLSECDINQLEPLLPQEMVDDLLGKYVKTFTSNITGWLRKALETDKKDWHKDVEPEADQDGYYQTTLPAIVFQMFEQNLQVAAQIDGDFKEQVLKLCLKQMNTFLIRYREQALTYKEEHLRDRQLPQCYVQYMIAVINNCQTFKESVTSLKRKYAPSLESTDSDGAIDKTLNEVAKEGCQFLLDEVFLDLEHHLNELLTRKWLAGSHAVDTICMTVEDYFSDFNKIKKPFNQEMTSEALRRVVVEYIQAVMQKRITFKNADERREGAERMIKEADQFKFLFRKLSAGEDTDQLCGAIAAIAEVFKLTDPTLLFLEVTTLVSKYPDIREEHIQALLAVRGDASREMRQMIIGVLSESKVSFSGVTRPIFKDITVPTMTSMATAKLLK, via the exons ATGGAAGAGACGAGCCGGGAGGCGGTTGCCACGGCGGTGCAGCGGGTGGCAGGGATGCTGCAACGATCCGATCAGCTGGACAAAGTCGAGCAGTACCGGCGAAGAGAAGCCCGCAAAAAGGCTTCGGTGGAGGCTCGGCTGAAG GCAGCCATCCAGTCCCAGCTGGACGGCGTCCGCACCGGACTGACCCAGCTCCACAGCGCCCTGCTGGACGTCAAAAACATCCAGAACTCGCTGGCGGATGTGAGTAAAGACTGGAGGCAGAGTATCAACACCATAGAAAACCTGAAAGACGTCAAGGATGCTGTTGTTCAGCACAGTCAGTTGGCATCGGCTGTGGAAAaccttaaaaacattttctctg TACCTGAGATTGTGGCAGAGACGCAGCAGGTGATAGAGCAGGCCGAGCTGCTGCAGGCGCACAGGAAGCTGATGGAGCTGGAGTGTTCTCGGGACGACCTCATGTACGAGCAGTACCGCATGGACAGCAAGAACACCAGTGACATGAACCTCATCTCCATCTACTTCGAAGAT GTCCAAGGGTTATCAGACGAGCTGGCTAAGCAGCTGTGGATGGTCCTGCAGAGGTCCATGCTGACGGTTCGCCGCGACCCCACCATGCTGGTGTCAGTGGTTCGCATCATCGAGCGGGAGGAGAAGATTGATCGCCGTATGGTTGATCGTAAGAAGCAGACTGGGTTCATCccacctggcaggcccaaacgatGGAAGGACAAGATGTTCCAA GTTCTGGAGGCCACAGTCAGTACCCGCATTGAGGGAACCCAGCCTGTGACAAAAGAAGCGGATAAAATGTGGCTGGTCCGTCTTCTGGAAATAACCAGGAAGTATGTTCTGGATGACCTCCTCGTTGTCAAGAACCTCATGGTGCAGTGCTTCCCTCCACACTACCGCACGTTCAACAG GTTCTTCAGTCTCTACCACAATGCCGTGTCCAGCCGTGTCCAAGAACTTGTCTCTGAGGACTTGGAGGCTAATGAAATTGTGTCCCTGCTGACTTGGGTGCTAAACACATATAAGAG cgtGGAGATGATGGGCCATCCAGACTTACTGTCAGAGTGTGACATCAACCAGCTGGAGCCTCTGCTTCCTCAAGAGATGGTGGACGACCTGCTCGGCAAGTACGTCAAGACGTTTACG TCTAATATAACTGGCTGGCTGCGAAAGGCTCTGGAGACCGACAAGAAGGACTGGCATAAAGACGTCGAGCCCGAGGCTGACCAAGATGGATACTACCAGACGACGCTGCCTGCCATCGTCTTTCAG ATGTTTGAACAAAATTTGCAAGTTGCCGCGCAGATTGACGGGGATTTCAAGGAGCAGGTTCTGAAGCTCTGCCTGAAACAGATGAACACATTTCTTATCAG aTACAGAGAGCAGGCGCTGACGTACAAAGAGGAGCACCTGAGAGACCGGCAGCTTCCTCAGTGTTATGTGCAGTACATGATCGCTGTCATTAACAACTGCCAGACATTCAA AGAATCTGTCACCAGTCTGAAGAGGAAGTACGCTCCGTCCCTGGAGTCCACTGACAGTGACGGCGCCATCGACAAGACGCTTAACGAGGTCGCCAAAGAAGGATGTCAGTTCCTATTGGACGAAGTCTTCCTTGATCTTGAA CACCACTTGAATGAGCTGCTGACCAGGAAGTGGCTGGCTGGCTCTCACGCTGTGGACACCATCTGCATGACCGTCGAGGACTACTTCAGCGATTTCAACAAAATCAAGAAGCCCTTCAATCAG GAGATGACGAGTGAGGCGCTGCGCAGGGTGGTGGTGGAGTACATTCAGGCCGTGATGCAGAAGAGAATCACCTTTAAAAACGCCgacgagaggagagagggagcagagaggatgaTCAAAGAAGCCGATCAGTTCAAGTTTCTTTTCAGGAAATTGTCTGCT GGCGAGGACACGGATCAGCTGTGCGGTGCCATCGCTGCCATCGCTGAAGTGTTCAAGCTGACTGACCCCACCCTTCTGTTCCTGGAGGTCACCACGCTGGTGTCCAAGTACCCGGACATCAG GGAGGAGCACATCCAGGCGCTGCTGGCTGTGCGTGGCGATGCCAGCAGGGAAATGCGCCAAATGATCATTGGAGTTCTCAGCGAAAGCAAAGTTTCCTTCTCGGGTGTGACACGGCCCATCTTTAAAGACATCACTGTGCCCACCATGACCTCAATGGCAACTGCAAAGCTCCTCAAATAA